Genomic window (Leisingera methylohalidivorans DSM 14336):
CCATGCCGGCGCCGCCGCCTGCCGGAGTGTCATCGACGTTGCGGTGCTTGCCCACGCCGAATTCCCGCAAGTCTGTTGTTTCCAGCTGCCACAGCCCCTCCTGCAGCGCCTTGCCGGTCAGGCTTTCGCCCAGAACGCCGGGAAAGGCGGAGGGGAACAGGGTGATAATCTTGGCTTTCCACACGCCAGCCAGGTCCGGTGTCGGCGTCATCAGCTCGCGCGGTTTCAGAGTGGGGCGGATGGCCTTGCGGCCGTGGGAGCGGGAGGGGATGTCGGTCATGTTTTCTCGGGCGGAAGATGGAGGGCTATGCTGACCTATACGAGGGCTAGCATCAGATACAAAGGGATAGCCACCCTGTTTATCTCTTTGCGCGGCAAGAGTCCCGCAAATTGGACTGCTTTTCTTGGTGGATCTGGTGGTACGACCGCCCTGAGCGGGTTGAGTGCGTGCGTCTCATCAAGAACTTCGGGCGGGGACGAGTATTGACGGGAGCCGCTGCCATGAAAGCCTTAATCGTTGCAGTGGGCAGCTCAATATGCGGCAGCAGCACCGAAACCGCGGCTAGCCTGCGGGCTGCCGCAGCTTAAAGCGGGACCGTACTGACATGTTAGCGGTTTGCCGTGCTTGCCGCTCAGAAAGCTCTGGACCTATGTAGTCCTGGTTTTGTGCGATCCAGCGTAGAGAAGCAGGTGCAGCCGTTCTGGCTGGGAACGCCGTTTTCCCGTTCAGATTCAAAGTCAGAACACCCCGTCCGGCGGATCGGCAACGATGCGGCCTTTTTCAAGATCTACTGTCGGCACCGCGGCCAGGGTAAAAGGCAGAAGTACCGCGGACTTCAGCCCCGGACCATGAATCTCCAGTAAGTCCGCCGCACCATGGTTCTGCACTGATTTCACCGTGCCAAGCAGGGTGCCGCCGGTGTCATAGACCTCCAGTCCCATCAGGTCGGCATGATAATATTCGTCATCCGGCAGACTGGGCAGCTGGTCACGGCGGGCGAACAAGCGCAGGCCTTGGGCGGCGTCCGCCTCTTCCTTGGTTTCAATTCCGCTCAGAAGGGCAGCAAAGCCATTCTTGACCGGACGGGTCAGGGTCAGCGTATAGCTCTGGCTGCCGTCCTCGTTGGTAAGCGGCGAATAGTCGACGATTTCCGCGGGGATGGCGCAAAAACTCTTGAGCCGCACCTCGCCGCGCACGCCGAAGGCGCCGGCCACTGCTCCTACGCAGATCAGGTCGCTCATGGTGTCATTCCTTTGCACAGAACCCTGCGCGCAGCCACTGGCCGCCAGATTGTTCGCAGAGTTCGCTTTGGTGGTTGCGTTCAAAAAAGATGCCAGCGGTAAAGGCTACTGCAACAAAAAACACAAGCCGGATCAACCGTCCCATCCCGGGGCTCAGCGGGTTTGCAGCGGCAGGTCTGCCATGCGGCTTTCCCAGCCGGCCTCCTGCAGTTCTGGCGTGTCTGACTGGCGTTCAGGATAGCCGATGCAGAAATAGCCGATCAGCTGCCAGCCTGCAGGCGCTGCCAGATCGCGGTTCAGCTGTTCGGGATCGAGCACCGAAACCCAGCCCAGCCCCAAGCCTTCGGCGCGTAGGGCGAGCCAGAAAAGGGTGACGGCGGTGACCACCGAATAACGCCGCATCTCCGGCATCGTGACGGCGCCCAGCCCGTGGCCTTGGGCCGTTTCATCGTCACAGTAGATCGCCAGCTGCACCGGTGCGTCGCGCATGCCAGAGAGCTTCAGCTGCGCGTACTTGCTCGCGCGATCCCCGGAGTAGCCTTTTAGTGCTTCGGTATTGGCCTTTTCGAAATTCTTCAGCGCAGCGGCGCGGGCAGTGTCGCTGTCCACTCGCAAGATGCGCCAGGGTTCGCTGAGCCCCACCGAGGGGGCCAGCGGAATGGCAGAGAGGCAGCGCATCAGCACTGCCTCCTCCACCGGAACGCTGCGGAACCGGCGCACGTCGCGCCGGAGCCGCATCAGCAGATCAAGCTGGCTGCGGAACTCTTCGGGAAAAGCGCCCCGCAGCTCCACGGAATTATTCCGCGTCTGCAGCTGCTTCGGAGGCTTCAGCAGCCTTGGCAGCTTTCTCTTCTGCGCGCTCCTGGGCTTTTTTGCCCGGGGCGCCCTTCTTGGGGTTGCTGCGCTCGGTCTTGGCGCGCACGCCTGCGGCTTCCAGCATGCGGGCGATACGGTCGGTCGGCTGTGCGCCTTGGTCCAGCCAGTGCTGCACGCGTTCCATGTCCATTTTCACGCGCTCTTCGCTGTCTTTCGGCAGCAGCGGGTTGTAGGTGCCCAGCTTCTCGATGAAGCGGCCGTCGCGCGGCATGCGGCTGTCAGCCGCCACGATGCGATAGAAGGGACGCTTTTTAGAGCCGCCGCGGGCCAAACGGATTTTCATTGCCATGGGTACATCTCCTTTGATGGCGTTGTCCGGGGTATGCCCCGGTTGTTCCTGTTGTAATTGTTATTCTTGGTGTTTCTTGTGGTGGCGAATGACTTCACCGATGATGAAGTTCAAAAATGCCTTGGCGAACTCAGGGTCCAGATCGGCCTGCTCCGCCAGGTCTTCAAGCCGTGCGATCTGCGCCGCTTCGCGGGTCGGATCGGACGGGGGAAGGTCGTGTTCAGCCTTGAGCCGCCCCACTGCCTGGGTGTGCTTGAACCGCTCGCCCAAGGTATAAACGAGGATCGCATCCAAGCGGTCGATGCTTTCACGGTGGCCCTTCAGCAGCTGTGCTGCACGGGCGGCGGGATCTTGGGTATCAGTTGTCATCAGGTTCTCCGCAGTGCAGCAGGCTGGAGCGTTCCAAGGTCGCAGCGGGCGAGCATTCCCTATACACACCCTTTGCACCGCCGCAGCGCAGCAACAATGTTTCCAGACGCAGTTCAGTCAAGGGCCCAGCCCTCCGGCTTGAACAGCGGGTCGGCGTAGTGGCCGATTTCCATTTCGATGCCGTGCGCAATCTGGCTGTCCTTCAGAGTGTCCGGGCCGGGATGGCGGAAAACTGCATCATTGCCGTCGATAGTGGCAGCCTCATGGTCCTTGGTGGCGCCGAGCCGTTCTGCCAGCCGGATCGAGTCGAGATTCTTGGGGTCGATATAGCTGACCGCGGTCTCCCAGCCCAGATTTGAATAAAAATGCCGGCGTGCGGCCTGTGCAGCCTCCAGCGCATAGCCCTTGCCGGCGGCACCGGGCCAGATGATCCATGCAATCTCGCGTTCGGGCCAGCCCGCGGGCTGCCAGCCGCCGGCCATTCCATAGGTCTCGTCCGTGGATTTGTTGTGGATCATCCACATGCCAAAGCCGCGGACCTGCCAGTGGCCGATCTCGGCGGCGTAGAGCATCCAGGCCTCATAGGTGTTCAGCGGCCCGCCCATAAAGCGCGAGCGGTAGGAGCTGAAGGTGGCTTTGAAATCAGGATAGTCCTGCGCTTCGGGGCCGCGCAGCACCAGGCGGCGGGTTTCTATCACCGGGATGTCAAACGGCATCAGCGCGCTCCTTCCATCGGAAGGGCGCGGCCAAGCCAGGATATGACCCCGTTAAGACGCATCAGTGAAGCATGCCCCGTGCGGCTTGCGGGCCGGACACGCGGGCCGGCGGGATGTGGCGCCAGGCGCGGATATTGGGTGCGGGCTGCAGACGGAAAGAGACCGGTTTTTCCGGCCGGGCGCCAACGCGTTGGGCCAGCGCGATAGAAGCTTCGTTTTCCTCGGGCACGTAGGAGACGATGCTGTCCCAGCCAGCCTCGGCAAACAGCCAATCGAGCACGCATTGCGCGGATTCGCTGGCAT
Coding sequences:
- the rimM gene encoding ribosome maturation factor RimM (Essential for efficient processing of 16S rRNA), coding for MSDLICVGAVAGAFGVRGEVRLKSFCAIPAEIVDYSPLTNEDGSQSYTLTLTRPVKNGFAALLSGIETKEEADAAQGLRLFARRDQLPSLPDDEYYHADLMGLEVYDTGGTLLGTVKSVQNHGAADLLEIHGPGLKSAVLLPFTLAAVPTVDLEKGRIVADPPDGVF
- the bluB gene encoding 5,6-dimethylbenzimidazole synthase; the encoded protein is MELRGAFPEEFRSQLDLLMRLRRDVRRFRSVPVEEAVLMRCLSAIPLAPSVGLSEPWRILRVDSDTARAAALKNFEKANTEALKGYSGDRASKYAQLKLSGMRDAPVQLAIYCDDETAQGHGLGAVTMPEMRRYSVVTAVTLFWLALRAEGLGLGWVSVLDPEQLNRDLAAPAGWQLIGYFCIGYPERQSDTPELQEAGWESRMADLPLQTR
- the rpsP gene encoding 30S ribosomal protein S16, with protein sequence MAMKIRLARGGSKKRPFYRIVAADSRMPRDGRFIEKLGTYNPLLPKDSEERVKMDMERVQHWLDQGAQPTDRIARMLEAAGVRAKTERSNPKKGAPGKKAQERAEEKAAKAAEASEAAADAE
- a CDS encoding chorismate mutase, which codes for MTTDTQDPAARAAQLLKGHRESIDRLDAILVYTLGERFKHTQAVGRLKAEHDLPPSDPTREAAQIARLEDLAEQADLDPEFAKAFLNFIIGEVIRHHKKHQE
- a CDS encoding GNAT family N-acetyltransferase — protein: MPFDIPVIETRRLVLRGPEAQDYPDFKATFSSYRSRFMGGPLNTYEAWMLYAAEIGHWQVRGFGMWMIHNKSTDETYGMAGGWQPAGWPEREIAWIIWPGAAGKGYALEAAQAARRHFYSNLGWETAVSYIDPKNLDSIRLAERLGATKDHEAATIDGNDAVFRHPGPDTLKDSQIAHGIEMEIGHYADPLFKPEGWALD